The Aphidius gifuensis isolate YNYX2018 linkage group LG2, ASM1490517v1, whole genome shotgun sequence DNA window gttaaaaaaaataatttaatgttacAAATATTGTGCTTTTAATATATCTGGTGGATTTTCAATGACGTATTTACTCTGGATTAAACGTAGTTCTTTGGTTTTAGCTTTTTGTACTGTGTCATTATTAAaacctataaaaaaaataatttcttttttatattttgttgctATTAATtataagttaataattttaatttttttaaatttaccttgaCGATATTCATAAGTTTTTAATAGCACAGAAtgtaatgaatttattgttttttcaagtgCAGTTTTTAATTCAGCTTCATAATGTGAATGTGCCAAAAATAATGCAGCAAATAAATCACCAGATCCAGTATAATTTGTTGGTATTTttggtatttcaattttaataacacatttatctgtaaatttatcgttaaatattaattaaacaattgttttaaaatttttttttcaaataaaattaatatgttgTGCTAATTTTCcccaaatttaatttaaaaataaattaataataattattattataattaaataaacaaaaataagtgaatatttatatttatcaaattgctaaaataataaataataatttggtataatttataattatactttataaatatatatacgatgagaaaaataaaatagtataatttATTCTTAGCCCTTGTGCGACCTTCATTGGCCCTGCatggtatttaaataaatagaataaataaagcaaaatgaaaaaacaattgtatccTTAATTTACCTGTTGAATTACTAACAAGTGcttctaatttattatcaatttcagTTGATGACACAACAACTGTCTTTGGACCTTTTCCATGAAGTTTTAATATTGCCTCTTTGACATCATTCAatgatgttattttttgaTCTACCAACAAtctaaaaacataaataatatttcatttaaatttacattattatgataatcgttttaagaatatttttttattcaatttataccCAAGTTCAAACTGATTTGGTGTTAGTATATCAGCAAGTGgtacaatttcatttttataaatatccaCAAGTTCATCAGGTACATAAAGCTTTCCATTATCTCCCATAACAGGATCACAAACtgtcaacacaaaaaaa harbors:
- the LOC122848204 gene encoding pyridoxal kinase produces the protein MEKKRHVLSIQSHVVSGYVGNKCATFPLQLLGFEVDAINSVQFSNHTGYKIVKGEVLNDVHLSQLAEGIAANDLDHYSHLLTGYVGSASFLKRIAQLVPILKQKNPNLIYVCDPVMGDNGKLYVPDELVDIYKNEIVPLADILTPNQFELGLLVDQKITSLNDVKEAILKLHGKGPKTVVVSSTEIDNKLEALVSNSTDKCVIKIEIPKIPTNYTGSGDLFAALFLAHSHYEAELKTALEKTINSLHSVLLKTYEYRQGFNNDTVQKAKTKELRLIQSKYVIENPPDILKAQYL